A stretch of Methylogaea oryzae DNA encodes these proteins:
- the ftsA gene encoding cell division protein FtsA has product MAKKVDRNLIVGLDIGTSKVAAIVGEVNEEGEIEVIGIGNHPSRGLKKGVVVNLETTVQSIQRAVEEAELMAGCQIRNVYVGIAGSHISSLNSHGIVAIKDKEVSQGDVDRVIDSARAVAIPADQKILHILPQEFVIDNQEGIKEPIGMSGIRLEARVHIVTGAVSAAQNIVKCINRCGLEVEDIILEQLASCTACLTEDEKDLGVCLVDIGGGTTDIAVYTDGAIRHTAVIPIAGDQVTNDIAVALRTPTQFAEEIKMKHACALTQLADLDDTIEVPSIGDRPPRRISRQNLAEIVEPRYEELLLLVQQELRRSGFEELIAGGIVLSGGSAKVEGLTDLAEEIFHMPVRIGMPQHVTGMMDVVRNPIYSTGMGLLLFGRQHQGLGERHAAVGKGYKSLFTRMKNWFQGNF; this is encoded by the coding sequence ATGGCGAAAAAAGTGGACAGGAACCTCATCGTCGGTCTCGACATCGGTACCTCCAAGGTGGCGGCCATCGTCGGCGAGGTGAACGAGGAAGGCGAGATCGAGGTGATCGGTATCGGCAATCATCCTTCCCGCGGTTTGAAGAAAGGCGTGGTGGTGAATCTGGAAACCACCGTGCAGTCCATCCAGCGTGCCGTGGAAGAGGCCGAGTTGATGGCCGGTTGCCAGATTCGCAATGTATACGTGGGCATCGCCGGCAGCCATATCAGCAGCCTGAATTCCCATGGCATCGTGGCGATCAAGGACAAAGAAGTCAGCCAGGGCGACGTGGATCGGGTGATCGATTCGGCCCGGGCGGTGGCGATACCGGCGGACCAGAAGATCCTGCACATCCTGCCGCAGGAGTTCGTCATCGACAACCAGGAGGGCATCAAGGAGCCCATCGGCATGTCCGGCATCCGTCTGGAAGCCCGGGTGCACATCGTCACCGGCGCGGTGAGCGCGGCGCAGAACATCGTCAAGTGCATCAACCGCTGCGGGCTGGAGGTGGAAGACATCATCCTGGAGCAGTTGGCTTCCTGCACCGCCTGCCTGACCGAGGACGAAAAAGATTTGGGCGTGTGCCTGGTGGATATCGGCGGCGGCACGACGGACATCGCGGTGTATACCGACGGCGCCATCCGCCACACGGCGGTGATCCCCATCGCCGGCGACCAGGTCACCAACGATATCGCCGTGGCTTTGCGCACGCCGACCCAGTTCGCCGAAGAAATCAAGATGAAGCACGCCTGCGCCTTGACGCAGCTGGCGGATTTGGACGACACCATCGAGGTGCCCAGCATCGGCGATCGTCCGCCGCGCCGCATTTCGCGCCAGAACCTGGCGGAAATCGTCGAGCCGCGCTACGAGGAGCTGTTGTTGCTGGTGCAGCAGGAACTGCGCCGCAGCGGTTTCGAAGAACTGATCGCCGGCGGCATCGTTTTGAGCGGCGGCAGCGCCAAGGTCGAAGGGCTGACTGACCTGGCCGAGGAGATTTTCCATATGCCGGTGCGCATCGGGATGCCCCAGCATGTGACCGGCATGATGGACGTGGTGCGTAACCCTATTTATTCCACGGGGATGGGGTTGTTGTTGTTCGGTCGTCAGCATCAAGGGTTGGGGGAAAGGCACGCAGCGGTGGGGAAAGGTTACAAAAGTTTGTTTACGCGGATGAAAAACTGGTTCCAGGGCAATTTTTGA
- a CDS encoding cell division protein FtsQ/DivIB — protein MADFGRQFPSGRVDIDPPYSERGPWRKLALLAAVALVLGVAAVKLLPVRYVRIEGELRKVEPAALQAALEPLLEAGYLRVDINAVDAAVRNLPWVGDVTVTRLWPETLVVRISEMTPYARCEDGSLISEKGVRFRAAETEETARLPLIHGPEGHEKPMLAMLKTMNAKLAPLGRRIAVLHLSNRHAWTVKLEDGLVVAMGRQDALAAFDRFLTLATLLGAERLQAVQRVDLRYPNGCAVSMKPKAELKLGGLDAGANESWQGVDPMKKSKA, from the coding sequence GTGGCGGATTTTGGAAGGCAGTTTCCCTCCGGCCGCGTAGACATCGACCCGCCGTATTCCGAACGGGGGCCGTGGCGGAAGCTCGCTTTGCTGGCGGCGGTTGCGCTGGTATTGGGCGTCGCCGCCGTGAAGTTGCTGCCGGTGCGTTACGTGCGTATCGAGGGCGAACTGCGCAAGGTGGAGCCGGCGGCTTTGCAAGCGGCCCTGGAGCCCTTGCTGGAAGCGGGTTACCTGCGGGTGGATATCAACGCGGTGGATGCCGCCGTGCGCAATTTGCCCTGGGTGGGCGACGTGACCGTGACGCGGCTATGGCCGGAAACGCTGGTGGTGCGCATCTCGGAGATGACGCCTTACGCCCGTTGCGAGGACGGCAGCTTGATTAGCGAAAAAGGCGTGCGCTTCCGCGCGGCCGAGACGGAGGAAACGGCTAGGTTGCCGCTGATACACGGACCGGAAGGGCACGAGAAGCCGATGCTGGCCATGTTGAAGACCATGAACGCCAAGCTGGCGCCCTTGGGACGCCGTATTGCCGTATTACATCTCAGTAATCGTCACGCTTGGACGGTTAAATTAGAAGACGGTTTGGTGGTCGCCATGGGGAGGCAGGACGCGTTGGCGGCGTTCGATCGGTTCCTGACCTTGGCAACGTTGCTGGGCGCGGAGCGATTGCAGGCCGTGCAAAGGGTGGACCTGCGTTATCCCAACGGCTGTGCGGTGAGCATGAAGCCCAAGGCGGAGTTGAAGCTGGGCGGCTTGGACGCCGGGGCGAACGAATCATGGCAAGGGGTAGACCCAATGAAAAAATCAAAGGCGTAG
- a CDS encoding D-alanine--D-alanine ligase codes for MVKRVGDPAAFGKVAVVMGGASAERQVSLWSGQAVLAALLKRGVQAVAVDVDAHPVAPLQAGEFDRVFNIVHGRGGEDGVLQGVLEALGLPYTGSGVLASALTMDKLRTKAFWRGVDIPTPDWYLLDSVADVPRCAERLGFPLMVKPALEGSSVGISKVHDVAELEQAYVNAAQFGCQVFAEVCITGAEYTVAVLEDQALPLIRLETPNKFYDFDAKYCADTTQYHCPCGLPAEREQALQALALKACRSLGVEGWGRVDLLVDAEQRPWLIEVNTVPGMTDHSLVPMAARAAGLSFEDLVWRILEGSFPPAA; via the coding sequence GTGGTTAAGCGTGTGGGCGATCCGGCGGCGTTCGGCAAAGTGGCGGTGGTCATGGGCGGGGCGTCGGCCGAGCGTCAGGTGTCCTTGTGGAGCGGCCAAGCCGTCCTGGCCGCTTTGCTGAAACGCGGCGTCCAGGCTGTCGCGGTGGACGTGGACGCGCATCCTGTGGCGCCGCTGCAGGCGGGGGAGTTCGACCGGGTGTTCAATATCGTCCACGGCCGTGGCGGCGAGGACGGTGTGTTACAAGGCGTTTTGGAGGCTTTGGGCTTACCCTATACCGGCAGCGGCGTGTTGGCCTCGGCGTTGACCATGGACAAGCTGCGCACCAAGGCCTTTTGGCGTGGCGTCGACATTCCCACCCCCGACTGGTATTTGCTGGACAGCGTGGCGGATGTGCCCCGTTGCGCCGAACGGCTGGGTTTTCCCCTCATGGTGAAGCCGGCCCTGGAAGGCTCCAGCGTCGGCATCAGCAAGGTGCATGACGTGGCCGAGTTGGAGCAGGCCTATGTCAACGCGGCACAGTTCGGTTGCCAGGTGTTCGCCGAGGTTTGCATTACCGGCGCCGAGTACACGGTGGCGGTGCTGGAAGACCAGGCGCTGCCCTTGATCCGCCTGGAAACGCCCAACAAGTTTTACGATTTCGACGCCAAGTATTGCGCGGACACCACCCAGTATCACTGCCCCTGCGGCTTACCGGCGGAACGCGAGCAGGCGTTGCAGGCGCTGGCGTTAAAGGCGTGCCGCTCGTTGGGGGTGGAAGGCTGGGGCCGGGTGGATTTGTTGGTGGATGCAGAGCAGCGGCCGTGGCTGATCGAGGTCAACACGGTGCCGGGCATGACCGATCACAGTTTGGTGCCCATGGCGGCGCGCGCTGCGGGCCTAAGTTTCGAGGATTTGGTGTGGCGGATTTTGGAAGGCAGTTTCCCTCCGGCCGCGTAG
- the murB gene encoding UDP-N-acetylmuramate dehydrogenase, whose translation MASCCARSSDHAPAVLRGELRRGESMARYATWRAGGQAKQFYSPADREDLVAFLRTLPPQEPLLWLGLGSNLLVRDGGFPGTVIFTRSCLLDLRRMEDGSVLAEAGVACAHVAKFCAEQGLGGAEFLAGIPGTMGGALAMNAGAFGGETWDVVSSVVTVDRLGVERERGAGDFRIGYRQAQGPEGEWFLAAKLRLTAGDTTQSRERIRQLLAQRSATQPTNMPSCGSVFRNPDGDYAARLIENSGLKGRCIGGACVSEKHANFIVNTGAATAADIESLIELVRAEVAARHGVNLSTEVCIVGDKSSVRGEINSG comes from the coding sequence ATGGCTAGTTGCTGCGCCCGTAGCTCCGATCATGCGCCGGCCGTTTTGCGGGGCGAATTGCGCCGAGGCGAATCCATGGCGCGTTACGCCACTTGGCGCGCCGGCGGGCAGGCCAAACAGTTTTACAGTCCGGCCGATCGGGAAGACCTCGTCGCGTTCCTGCGCACCTTGCCGCCGCAAGAGCCGTTGTTGTGGCTGGGGTTGGGCAGCAATTTGCTGGTGCGCGACGGCGGATTTCCCGGCACGGTGATATTCACCCGCTCCTGCCTGCTGGATTTGCGGCGTATGGAGGACGGTTCGGTGCTGGCCGAGGCCGGCGTGGCCTGCGCCCACGTGGCGAAATTTTGCGCCGAGCAGGGCCTGGGCGGGGCGGAGTTTCTCGCCGGCATTCCTGGCACCATGGGCGGCGCATTGGCGATGAACGCCGGGGCTTTCGGCGGCGAAACCTGGGATGTGGTGAGCAGCGTGGTGACGGTGGATCGGCTGGGGGTGGAGCGCGAGCGCGGCGCCGGCGATTTCCGCATCGGCTATCGCCAGGCGCAGGGACCGGAGGGCGAATGGTTTCTGGCCGCAAAACTGAGGCTGACGGCCGGCGATACGACGCAGAGCCGAGAGCGGATCCGCCAGTTGTTGGCCCAGCGTTCCGCTACTCAGCCGACGAACATGCCGAGTTGCGGTTCGGTGTTCCGCAATCCGGACGGCGATTACGCGGCGCGCTTGATAGAGAACAGCGGCCTGAAGGGGCGCTGTATCGGCGGCGCCTGCGTGTCGGAGAAACACGCCAATTTCATCGTCAACACCGGTGCTGCGACGGCCGCCGATATCGAAAGCCTGATCGAGCTGGTGCGGGCCGAGGTGGCGGCGCGCCACGGCGTCAATTTATCTACCGAGGTATGCATCGTCGGCGATAAGTCGTCCGTACGAGGGGAGATCAACAGTGGTTAA
- the murC gene encoding UDP-N-acetylmuramate--L-alanine ligase — translation MSAVGRVEARQAMQRIRRVHFVGIGGVGMCGIAEVLLNLGYQVSGSDKAESANTRRLQALGAEVSIGHDAAWAAKADVVVISTAVAADNPEVLAARERRVPVISRAEMLAELMRFRFGIAIAGTHGKTTTTSLTASLLAEAGLDPTFVIGGKLNSAGTNAKLGGSDYLVAEADESDASFLYLQPMMAVVTNIDLDHMETYQGDYGRLQRTFIEFLHHLPFYGLAVVCLDDAGVRDILPKITKPVKTYGVDAAADVRAVDIARNGLASSFTVQRAGRDDLRVTLNLPGHHNILNALAAIAIASEVEVPDAAVVKALAEFRGIGRRFQINGDIPWDDGVVTLVDDYGHHPREVAATLEAARGAWPDRRLVVAFQPHRYTRTRDLFEDFVQVLSKADVLVVMEVYTAGESYIPGADSRALTRAIRARGQVDPVFVESMDDMAEVLTCLLQADDVLLTLGAGNVGQLAAGLPAALAGNGRDG, via the coding sequence ATGAGCGCCGTGGGCCGGGTCGAGGCGCGGCAGGCCATGCAACGCATCCGTCGGGTGCACTTCGTCGGCATCGGCGGGGTCGGCATGTGCGGCATCGCCGAGGTGTTGTTGAACCTGGGCTACCAAGTTTCCGGCTCGGACAAGGCGGAAAGCGCCAACACCCGCCGCCTGCAGGCCTTGGGGGCGGAGGTGAGCATCGGCCACGACGCCGCCTGGGCGGCCAAGGCCGATGTGGTGGTGATTTCCACGGCGGTGGCGGCGGACAACCCGGAGGTGCTGGCCGCCCGCGAAAGGCGCGTGCCGGTGATTTCCCGGGCGGAAATGCTGGCGGAGCTGATGCGCTTCCGCTTCGGCATCGCCATCGCCGGTACCCACGGCAAGACCACCACCACCAGCCTCACCGCCAGCTTGTTGGCGGAAGCCGGCCTGGATCCCACCTTCGTCATCGGCGGCAAGCTCAACAGCGCCGGCACCAACGCCAAACTGGGCGGCAGCGATTACCTGGTGGCGGAAGCCGACGAAAGCGATGCGTCCTTCCTTTACTTGCAGCCCATGATGGCGGTGGTCACCAACATCGACCTGGACCACATGGAAACCTACCAGGGCGACTACGGCCGCTTGCAACGCACTTTCATCGAATTCCTTCATCACCTGCCGTTTTACGGTTTGGCGGTGGTATGCCTGGACGATGCCGGCGTGCGGGACATTTTGCCGAAAATCACCAAGCCGGTGAAAACCTACGGCGTCGACGCGGCCGCCGACGTGCGCGCGGTGGATATCGCCCGCAACGGCTTGGCCTCGAGCTTCACCGTGCAGCGCGCCGGTCGGGACGATTTGCGCGTGACGCTGAATTTGCCGGGGCATCACAACATTCTCAACGCCCTGGCGGCCATCGCCATCGCCAGCGAAGTGGAGGTTCCCGACGCCGCGGTGGTCAAGGCGTTGGCGGAGTTCCGCGGCATCGGCCGACGCTTCCAAATCAACGGCGACATTCCCTGGGACGATGGCGTCGTGACCTTGGTCGACGACTACGGCCATCACCCCCGCGAAGTGGCGGCGACGCTGGAGGCGGCGCGCGGCGCCTGGCCCGACCGCCGTTTGGTGGTGGCCTTCCAGCCGCATCGTTATACCCGTACCCGCGATCTGTTCGAGGACTTCGTACAGGTCTTGTCCAAGGCCGATGTGCTGGTGGTGATGGAGGTGTACACGGCGGGAGAATCCTATATCCCCGGCGCCGACAGCCGCGCCTTGACGCGCGCCATCCGCGCGCGCGGCCAGGTGGACCCGGTATTCGTGGAAAGCATGGACGACATGGCGGAAGTGCTGACCTGTTTGTTGCAGGCCGACGACGTGTTGTTGACCTTGGGCGCGGGCAACGTCGGCCAGTTGGCGGCCGGCTTGCCGGCGGCTTTGGCGGGGAACGGCCGCGATGGCTAG
- the murG gene encoding undecaprenyldiphospho-muramoylpentapeptide beta-N-acetylglucosaminyltransferase, which translates to MATRVMILAGGTGGHIFPALAVAEQLRRDGCQVTWMGTRTGLEAKLVPAADIPIDWIGAAGVRGKSLATRLLAPFRLAWACLQAAGILLRRKPHVVLGMGGFVAAPGGLMAWLLRRPLVIHEQNRVPGTTNRMLSRLAKAVLEAFPGSFPPAVGARCTGNPLRGNIVALPAKSASDADRPLRVLVLGGSLGAKALNELLPEAAAAAGVPLDLRHQTGGALLDDTRRRYADKGVTARVEAFIDDMAAAYAWADLAVCRAGAMTVSELCAAGLPALLVPFPYAIDDHQTANARYLVDAGAAELMPQASLDAAALAAQLRRLADRRDLLAAMARQARALAKPDAAGQVANICLQQVRA; encoded by the coding sequence ATGGCAACGCGTGTGATGATCCTGGCCGGCGGCACTGGCGGCCATATCTTCCCCGCCTTGGCCGTGGCCGAACAGCTGCGCCGCGACGGCTGCCAAGTGACCTGGATGGGCACCCGGACCGGGCTGGAGGCCAAGCTGGTGCCGGCCGCGGATATCCCCATCGACTGGATCGGCGCGGCCGGCGTGCGCGGCAAAAGCCTGGCTACGCGCCTGCTGGCGCCGTTCCGCTTGGCCTGGGCTTGTTTGCAAGCCGCCGGCATCTTGCTGCGGCGCAAGCCCCATGTGGTTTTGGGCATGGGCGGCTTCGTCGCTGCGCCGGGCGGCTTGATGGCCTGGTTGTTGCGCCGTCCCCTGGTGATCCATGAGCAAAACCGCGTTCCGGGAACCACCAATCGCATGCTCTCGCGCTTGGCGAAGGCGGTGTTGGAAGCGTTTCCCGGCAGTTTCCCGCCGGCGGTCGGTGCGCGGTGCACGGGAAATCCCCTGCGCGGCAACATCGTCGCCTTGCCGGCCAAATCGGCGAGCGACGCCGACCGGCCCTTGCGCGTCCTGGTGCTGGGCGGCAGCCTGGGCGCCAAGGCGCTCAACGAGCTGTTGCCCGAGGCCGCGGCTGCCGCGGGGGTTCCGTTGGACCTGCGGCATCAAACCGGCGGCGCGCTGCTGGACGACACCCGTCGCCGCTACGCCGACAAAGGCGTTACCGCACGGGTGGAGGCGTTTATCGACGACATGGCCGCAGCCTACGCCTGGGCCGATTTGGCCGTGTGCCGCGCCGGGGCCATGACGGTGAGCGAGCTGTGCGCCGCCGGCTTGCCGGCCCTGCTGGTGCCGTTTCCCTACGCCATCGACGATCACCAGACCGCCAATGCCCGTTATTTGGTGGATGCCGGCGCGGCCGAGCTGATGCCGCAGGCCAGCCTGGACGCCGCCGCCCTGGCGGCGCAGTTGCGGCGCCTGGCCGACCGGCGCGACCTGTTGGCGGCCATGGCGCGACAGGCCCGCGCGCTGGCCAAGCCAGACGCCGCCGGGCAGGTAGCCAACATTTGCCTCCAGCAGGTGCGGGCATGA
- the ftsW gene encoding putative lipid II flippase FtsW, with the protein MSVAVLRQGGDWMLVWKQRRFHVDGGALVAAVTLLLLGLVMVASASLHLGEKLADDAFYYPKHQLAHILMGLAFAVAAATVPLEFWERKGQTLFLFGLLLLLLVLTPGLGREVNGSYRWLVIGGVRIQVSEMVKLISVLFMAGYMERRMKTVRSSVWGMVRPMGVLGVACVLLLAEPDFGSSVVIMSVALGMMFLGGAQLWQFAVLLSLVGLAGVTLIYVSPYRMVRVMSFLDPWADPLNTGFQLTQALIAFGRGNWFGVGLGSGVQKLFYLPEAHTDFLFSVIGEELGMAGAVTIIGLFAFFLWRAFMIGRAAEAVGKRFAAYLAYGIGLWFGIQSFINMGVNMGVLPTKGLTLPLMSYGGGSIIVMCVAVAILLRVNHEVVEAKGLSIKGKTVWQRV; encoded by the coding sequence ATGAGCGTCGCGGTGTTGCGCCAAGGCGGCGATTGGATGCTGGTGTGGAAGCAGCGTCGTTTCCACGTGGACGGCGGCGCGCTGGTGGCGGCAGTCACCCTGCTGTTGCTGGGCTTGGTGATGGTGGCGTCCGCTTCCTTGCACTTGGGCGAAAAGTTGGCCGACGACGCGTTTTATTACCCCAAGCACCAGCTCGCGCACATTTTGATGGGGTTGGCGTTTGCCGTTGCCGCCGCCACGGTGCCCCTGGAGTTCTGGGAGAGGAAAGGCCAAACATTGTTCCTATTCGGCCTGCTTCTGTTGCTGTTGGTGCTGACGCCCGGCCTGGGGCGAGAAGTGAACGGCAGTTACCGTTGGCTGGTGATCGGCGGCGTGCGAATTCAGGTGTCGGAAATGGTCAAGCTCATTTCCGTACTGTTCATGGCGGGCTACATGGAACGCCGCATGAAAACCGTGCGCAGCTCCGTGTGGGGCATGGTGCGCCCCATGGGCGTTTTGGGCGTTGCCTGCGTACTGCTGTTGGCCGAGCCGGACTTCGGCTCTTCCGTGGTGATCATGAGCGTGGCGCTGGGCATGATGTTCCTGGGCGGCGCGCAGTTGTGGCAATTCGCCGTGTTGTTGAGCCTGGTGGGGCTGGCGGGCGTGACGCTGATTTACGTGTCGCCCTACCGCATGGTGCGAGTGATGAGTTTCCTCGACCCCTGGGCCGACCCCCTCAATACCGGTTTCCAGTTGACTCAGGCGCTCATCGCTTTCGGCCGAGGCAATTGGTTCGGCGTGGGGCTGGGTTCCGGCGTGCAGAAGCTGTTTTATCTGCCGGAAGCCCATACGGATTTCCTGTTTTCGGTAATCGGCGAGGAGTTGGGCATGGCCGGCGCGGTGACCATCATCGGCCTGTTCGCCTTCTTCCTGTGGCGGGCGTTCATGATAGGCCGCGCCGCCGAAGCCGTGGGCAAGCGCTTCGCGGCTTATCTCGCCTATGGCATCGGTTTGTGGTTCGGCATCCAGTCGTTCATCAATATGGGCGTCAACATGGGCGTGCTGCCCACCAAGGGCTTGACCTTGCCGTTGATGAGCTACGGCGGCGGCAGCATCATCGTTATGTGCGTGGCCGTGGCCATATTGCTGCGGGTCAATCACGAGGTGGTGGAGGCCAAGGGCCTGTCCATCAAGGGGAAGACGGTATGGCAACGCGTGTGA
- the murD gene encoding UDP-N-acetylmuramoyl-L-alanine--D-glutamate ligase — protein MAITPQTTANDAPTLEAIGLRAPRTRVVVVGLGKTGLSVAKFLAGQNIPFAVVDSRERPPALAELREHCPDAAVFLGGFDQPAMAVATHLVVSPGVALDEPAIQRAKAAGARLLGDMDLFACMARAPVVGITGSNGKSTVTTLVGAMAQKAGVKVKVGGNLGTPVLELLDADAELYVLELSSFQLETTELLQFAAATVLNISPDHMDRYPDLAAYAGSKQRIFRGNGVMVLNADDPWVCEMREMGRRFFYYGLDAGHSPDYGMRDMGGESWLTVKGEPLLRTGEILLKGRHNLSNALAALALGDAVGLSRAGMVEALRSFRGLDHRMQFVAEIGGVAWINDSKATNIGACIAALQGLTGKAVLVAGGDGKGADFSPLADVAAEKVRGAVLMGQDADKLQAVLQPVVPTVRVADMKGAVAAARDMAQRGDTVLLSPACASWDQYTDYAHRGRTFAAAVQELRP, from the coding sequence ATGGCTATCACCCCGCAAACCACTGCGAACGACGCTCCGACCCTTGAGGCCATTGGCCTGCGGGCGCCGAGGACGCGCGTCGTGGTGGTGGGCTTGGGCAAGACCGGCTTGTCGGTGGCTAAGTTCTTGGCCGGCCAGAACATCCCGTTCGCCGTGGTGGATTCCCGCGAGCGCCCGCCGGCCTTGGCTGAATTGCGCGAACACTGCCCCGACGCAGCGGTCTTCCTCGGAGGGTTCGATCAGCCGGCCATGGCGGTAGCCACCCATTTGGTCGTCAGTCCCGGAGTGGCTTTGGATGAACCGGCCATACAGCGGGCCAAGGCGGCCGGCGCGCGGTTGTTGGGCGACATGGACTTGTTCGCCTGCATGGCGCGGGCGCCGGTGGTCGGCATCACCGGCTCGAACGGTAAGAGCACCGTCACCACCCTGGTGGGGGCGATGGCGCAAAAGGCCGGCGTCAAGGTCAAGGTGGGCGGCAATCTCGGTACGCCGGTATTGGAATTGCTGGATGCCGATGCCGAGCTCTACGTGCTGGAGCTGTCCAGTTTTCAGTTGGAAACCACGGAGTTGTTGCAGTTCGCGGCGGCCACGGTGCTCAACATCAGCCCGGACCACATGGATCGCTATCCGGATTTGGCTGCCTACGCCGGGTCCAAACAACGGATTTTCCGGGGCAATGGAGTGATGGTACTGAATGCCGACGATCCATGGGTATGCGAGATGCGCGAAATGGGCCGCCGCTTCTTTTATTACGGACTGGACGCCGGCCACTCGCCGGATTACGGCATGCGCGACATGGGCGGCGAATCATGGCTGACGGTTAAAGGGGAACCGCTGCTGCGTACCGGCGAAATACTCTTGAAAGGGCGCCACAATCTTTCCAACGCTTTGGCCGCCTTGGCCTTGGGCGACGCCGTGGGCTTGTCCCGCGCGGGCATGGTGGAGGCGCTGCGGAGTTTCCGCGGCCTGGACCATCGCATGCAATTCGTCGCCGAAATCGGCGGCGTGGCCTGGATCAACGATTCCAAAGCAACCAACATCGGTGCTTGCATCGCCGCCTTGCAGGGATTGACCGGCAAGGCGGTGCTCGTCGCCGGCGGTGACGGCAAAGGCGCCGATTTCTCGCCCCTGGCGGACGTGGCCGCTGAAAAAGTGCGCGGCGCGGTGCTCATGGGGCAGGATGCGGACAAGCTGCAAGCGGTGCTGCAGCCCGTGGTTCCCACCGTGAGAGTGGCCGATATGAAAGGCGCGGTGGCTGCCGCGCGTGACATGGCCCAGCGCGGCGATACTGTGCTGCTGTCGCCGGCTTGCGCCAGTTGGGACCAGTACACGGATTACGCCCATCGCGGCCGGACGTTCGCCGCGGCGGTACAGGAGCTGAGGCCATGA
- the mraY gene encoding phospho-N-acetylmuramoyl-pentapeptide-transferase, translating to MLLYLADWLAQYFGVFRVFQYLTLRAILGVLTALVIALMVGPAMIRRLSRYNIGQSIRDDGPQSHFSKAGTPTMGGALILVAVAVSTLLWADLSNRYVWVVLAVTLAFGVIGFVDDYKKLVLRNSKGLSAKHKYLWQSVFGLGAALFLYQSASLPAETQLIVPFFKSVALNMGWLYVVLAYFVIVGTSNAVNLTDGLDGLAIMPTVMVGGALGIFAYASGNAHFAEYLAIPHLPKSGELVVFCGSLVGAGLGFLWFNAYPAMVFMGDVGALALGAALGVLAVMVRQEIVLMIMGGVFVMETVSVMLQVLSFKLTGKRIFRMAPIHHHFELKGWPEPRVIVRFWIITVILVLCGLATLKLR from the coding sequence ATGTTGTTATATCTTGCCGACTGGCTGGCCCAATATTTCGGCGTTTTCCGGGTCTTCCAATACCTGACGCTGCGCGCCATTCTCGGCGTGTTGACCGCTCTGGTGATCGCGCTGATGGTGGGGCCGGCCATGATTCGCCGCTTGAGCCGCTACAACATCGGCCAAAGCATTCGCGACGACGGCCCGCAGAGCCATTTTTCCAAGGCCGGCACGCCCACCATGGGCGGAGCCTTGATTCTGGTCGCCGTGGCCGTCAGCACCCTGTTGTGGGCCGACCTGAGCAACCGCTATGTGTGGGTGGTGCTGGCGGTAACGCTGGCGTTCGGCGTTATCGGTTTCGTCGACGACTATAAAAAACTGGTACTGCGCAACAGCAAAGGCCTTTCCGCCAAGCATAAATACTTGTGGCAGTCGGTATTCGGCTTGGGGGCCGCGCTGTTTTTGTACCAGTCCGCCAGCCTGCCGGCCGAAACGCAGTTGATCGTGCCCTTCTTCAAGTCGGTTGCACTCAACATGGGCTGGCTCTACGTGGTGTTGGCGTATTTCGTCATCGTCGGCACGAGCAATGCGGTGAACTTGACCGACGGTTTGGACGGCTTGGCCATCATGCCCACGGTCATGGTGGGCGGCGCGCTGGGCATCTTCGCCTACGCGTCCGGCAACGCCCATTTCGCCGAGTATCTCGCCATCCCCCATCTGCCCAAATCCGGCGAACTGGTGGTGTTCTGCGGCTCGCTGGTGGGGGCCGGGTTGGGCTTCTTGTGGTTCAACGCTTATCCGGCGATGGTGTTCATGGGCGATGTGGGCGCCTTGGCCCTGGGCGCGGCCTTGGGCGTGCTGGCGGTGATGGTGCGCCAGGAAATCGTGCTGATGATCATGGGCGGCGTGTTCGTGATGGAAACCGTGTCCGTCATGCTGCAAGTGCTCTCCTTCAAGCTTACCGGCAAGCGCATCTTCCGCATGGCGCCCATCCATCACCATTTCGAATTGAAAGGCTGGCCCGAGCCGCGGGTGATCGTGCGCTTCTGGATCATCACCGTGATCCTCGTGTTGTGCGGCCTGGCTACCCTGAAGTTGCGCTGA